The DNA region AGGGCAAGCCGGTCGGCGGGGTGGTGAATTGCCCGGCGGTGCACGGACAGGCCCAGTCGGCCGGCGTGTTCGCCTTCGGCTGCAAGGACGGACTCGTCTTCGCCCACCCGGCCGGTGGCTCGCAGCCGCCGACTCTGCGCCATGTGTCCACCGCCGCGCTTGGGGACGGCAACGTCTCGACGCTCAAGGGCGGAACGGCGATGCAGTTCTTCCTCGGCAACTACGGGCCGCGCGCCGTCGTCATCATCGAGCCGGGCGACGCGCCGAGCTTCCGCAAGATCGACCTGCCGACCCGCCGCGTGGACTTCGTGCTGGACGACGCCAAGGCCGACCAAGCCTACATCCTGACCGAGGACGGCCGGCTGCATCGGCTCAACATCGTGTCCGGCGCGATCGAGGCGAGCGTCCAACTGACCGCCCCCTATTCGATGGACGGCCACTGGCGCGACCCGCGGCCGCGGCTGGCGGTGGCCGGCGACCACGTGGTGGTGACCGACCCGCTCAAGGGTCTGTTGCGGGTGGTCTCCACCGAGACGCTGCGGGAGGAGCGCACGATCCCTGTGGCCGGCACGCCCTACACCATCGTCGCCGTCGGCGGATCCGGGGCGCGGCACTGACGGCGGTCCGGCGGGCAGCCTGTCGACGGCCCGGGCCGCCCGCCTCCCTCCGGTCAAGCCGGGGAGGCCGGCGGGCCGGGCCGATCACGCCCGATGGCGGCTTCGGGCGGGCTTGCCGTGGGAGGAGCGGGTGCCGGACAGCACGGCCTTCACCTTGGCCAGATGGTGGCGCGCCTCGGCGCCGAGCTTCAGCGCCACGCCGGTGGACAGCACGTCGATGATCGCCAGATGGACGAGGCGGGAGGCCATCGGCGTGTAGATCTCCGCATCCTCGACCGGCGTGTGGCCGATGGCGACCGACGACACCGCGGCCAGAGGCGAACCCGGCGCGGTGATCGCGATGACCGGGATGCCCAGGTCGCGGGCCATCTGCGCCAGCTCCGTCACCATGATGGTGCGCCCGGTGTTGGAGATCGCCAGCAGGACCCCGCGCGCCCCCAGATTAACCGCCAGCATGCGGACCATCATCGGATCGGCGCTGGCCTGCGCCGCCATGCCGAAGCGCATGAACTTGTGCGCCGCATCCTCCGCCACCACTGCCGAGGCGCCGGTGCCGATGCACAGGATGCTGGAGGCATCGGCCAGCAGCTCCACGGCGCGGGACACCGCCGCCATGTCGAGCGCGCCGGCCGCGTCGTTCAGCGCGGCGGCGGCGGATGAAAAGATTTTTCGCGCAACGGTCGGAGTCTCGTCGTCCGGCGCCACGTCCTGGCTGACGAAAGGGGTGCCGCGGGCCTGCCCCTCAGCCAGCCGCAATTTGAAATCGGGAAAGCCGGCGCAACCGATGCTGCGGCAGAAGCGGACGACGGTCGCCTCGCTGACCCCGGCGGCCTGGGCCAGCACGGTAATGCTCTGCCCCAGGACCTTCTGCGGCTCGGCCAGCACCATGTCGGCGACCTGGGCCTCGGAACGCTTCAGCTCCGGCAGGCGGCCGCGGATGTGATCGAGGATGTTCACCGGCTGGAGCATCGAAACGGACCGTCCATCCCTAAAAGCGTTTCTGGTCCCCGGCATGCTTGGTCCCGGGGCGTCTTTGGGCGGCGGACCGTACCACCGCCGGTGCCAACGGCACAGCTTGCCCTGGCCTTTTGGCGGAGTTCGTCGCGCCGCTTCCCGTGATCCCCAAGCTATGCGGGGCGGCGTGGCTTGTGAAGATAATTTTCGTCGCTATGCCCATCGTCGGGCGGTTTCAGCGCCGTTATGAAGAAAATCTTCTTCACTCGGTTGCGGGACTCCTCTATTTTCCGACACAGAAAATTCAAGGTCCCGGCAAGAGACCCCGGCAAGAGACCAAGTGGGAGGAACCCCGACCCGCCGCCCGGCCCCGCTGCCGGTGCGTCGCGCCGCCCGTGCCTTCCCGCGCCGTCCCCTGCCGCCGCCCCTTCCGATCAGGTGAGCCCCGCCGCGAGGCGGGCCGAGGAGTGTGCATGAAGCGCATGGTGGAAGCGCTGGAGATGGTCACCGAATGGATCATGGCGCTGATGCTCGCCGTGATGGTGGCGCTGGTCTTCGGCAACGTGGTTCTGCGGTACGGCTTCAACAGCGGCATCGTCGCCGCCGAGGAGCTGGCCCGCCTGATGTTCGTCTGGCTGGTCTTCCTGGGCGCGACGCTGGCGCTGCGCCGCCAACAGCATCTGGGGCTGGACATCCTCCAGGCCCGCCTGCCGGCGCGCGTCCGCCGGGCCTGCGCGGTGATCAGCCACTTGCTGATGATCTACGCGCTGTGGCTGTTCATCCAGGGGAGCTGGTTCCAGCTTCTGATCGGGATGGAGACGCGCTCCACGGTGCTCAGCTTCCCCATGGCCTTCTACGCCGCCGCGGGATTCTTCCCGGCGATCGCCATGGCGCTGACGATCATCGCCAACCTCTGGAAGATCCTGTCGGGCGACGCGACGGCCCACATCCCCGGCAACGGCGACCCCCACGGCGTCACCGCCCCGCAGGGCGGCGCCATCGCCGAGCATTGATTCCGTCCGGCCTTCTGAAAGCGGAGCCCGTTCCATGGCCCTTGCGGTCTTCCTCTCCTCGCTGTTCGGCCTGATGCTGCTCGGCATGCCCATCGCCTTCGCCCTGATGCTGACGGGCGTGGCGCTGATGGTGCATCTCGACTTCTTCGACGCCCAGCTCGTCGCCCAGAACATGCTGAGCGGCGCCGACAACTACCCGCTGATGGCGGTGCCCTTCTTCATCCTGGCCGGCGAGCTGATGAACGCCGGCGGCATCTCGCAGCGGATCATTAACCTCGCGGTCAGCCTCGTCGGGCACATCCGCGGCGGCCTGGGCTACGTGACCATCGGCGCGTCGGTGATGCTGGCCAGCCTGTCCGGTTCGGCCATCGCCGACACGGCGGCGCTCGCCACGCTGCTGATCCCGATGATGCGCGACAACGGCTACCCGGTGCCGCGCTCCGCCGGCCTGATCGCGTCGGGCGGCATCATCGCCCCGATCATCCCGCCCAGCATGCCCTTCATCATCTTCGGCGTGACCACCAACACCTCGATCAGCGGCCTGTTCATGGCCGGCATCGTGCCCGGCCTGCTGATGGGCGCCGGTCTGGTCATCACCTGGATGTTCGTGGTGCGCGGCATGACCGTGAAGCTGCAGCCGAAGGCGAGCTGGGGCGAGCGCCGCACCGCGCTGGTCGAGGGCGTCTGGGCGCTGGCCCTGCCGGTCATCATCATCGGCGGCCTGCGCGGCGGCATCTTCACGCCGACCGAGGCCGCGGTGGTCGCCGCCGTCTACTCGCTGGTCGTGGCGCTGTTCGTCTACCGGCAGGTGACGCTGAAGGATCTGGTCCCCCTGCTGGTCCAGGCCGCGCGCACCACCAGCACGGTGATGTTCCTGTGCGCGGCGGCGCTGGTGTCGTCCTACATGGTGACGCTGGCCGACCTGCCGCAGCAGATGAACGAGATGCTGGCCCCGCTGCTGCACGAGCCGAAGCTGCTGATGGTCGCCATCACGCTGCTGCTGCTCGCCGTCGGCACGGTGATGGACCTGACGCCGACGATCCTGGTGCTCGGCCCCGTGCTGACCCCGCTGGCCGCGGCGGCGGGCATCGACCCGACCTATTTCGGCGTGATGTTCGTCCTGACCGGCACGCTGGGCCTGATCCATCCGCCGGTCTGCACGGTGCTGAACGTGGTGTGCGGCGTCGCCCGCATCTCGCTGGAAAGCGCCACGCGCGGCATCTGGCCGTTCCTGCTGACCTACATGCTTCTGCTGTGCCTGCTGATCGCCGTTCCGGAGATCGTCACGGCCCCGCTGACTCTGTTCCGCCATTAATCACAACACGCTACAGGGAAGAACCGACCCATGAAGCTGCTCCGTTCCGTCCTTCTGGCGACCGGCCTTGCCGCCGCCATCCTCGCCCCCGTCGCCGCTTCCGCCCAGGACATCAAGCCGCGCCTGATCCGCTTCGGCTATGGCCTGTCGGAGAGCAGCAACCAGGGCCGCGCCGTGAAGTTCTTCGTCGAGGAGCTGTCCAAGCGCTCCGGCGGCAAGCTGAAGGTCAAGGGCTTCGCCGACGCCAGCCTGGGCAGCGACATCCAGATGCAGAACGCCCTGATCGGCGGCGCGCAGGAGATGATGGTCGGCTCGACCGCCACGCTGGTCGGCATCGTCAAGGATTTCGCGGTCTTCGATCTGCCGTTCCTGTTCAACAACGAGCAGGAGGCCGACGCCGTATTCGACGGCCCGTTCGGCCAGAAGCTGGCGGCCAAGCTGAACGACAAGGGCCTCGTCGGCCTCGTCTACTGGGAGAACGGCTTCCGCAACCTGACCAACAGCAAGCGCCCGGTCGAGAAGGTCGAGGACCTGAAGGGCATCAAGCTGCGCGTCATGCAGAACCCGGTCTACATCGACATGTTCAACGGCTTCGGCGCCAACGCCGTGCCGCTGTCCTTCTCCGAGCTGTTCACCGCCATGGAGACCGGCACCGTGGACGGCCAGGAGAACCCGGTCACCACCATCCAGTCCTCGAAGTTCTACGAGGTCCAGAAGTACCTGACCATTTCCAAGCACGTCTACAGCCCGTGGATCGTGCTGGCCTCCAAGCGCTGGTACGACGGCCTGTCCAACGACGAGCGCAAGATCATCAACGAGGCCGCCGTCGCCTCGCGCGACTTCGAGCGCAAGGACAGCCGCGAGGCGTCGAAGCAGAGCATCGCCTACCTCAAGGACAAGGGCATGCAGATCAACGAGCTGAGCGACGCCGAGCTGGGCCGCATGCGTGAGATGGTCAAGCCGGCCATGGACAAGTTCGCCGCCGACGGCGGCGCCGACCTGCTGAACGAACTGCAGGGCGAGATCAACAAGGTCCGCAAGTAAGCCTCGAGTTTTCCCCTCTCCCCACTGGGGAGAGGGTCAGGGTGAGGGGGCGGCCGTAGGCCGGAAACTCAACCTCATTGCAGTGCGTATCCGCCCTGCGGGCGTCCCCTCATCCCAACCTTCTCCCCGGAGGGGAGAAGGAGTTTCTTCACTTCACCCGTTCGCCGGTGAACGGGTTCCAGCCCACGGCGGCCAGGACCGTCCAGGCCGTCACCGCCAAGTGGGGGCGGCGGTAATAGCGGAAATCGTCCGTAGTGCTGTCCGGCCCGATGGCGAGGCCGGTGGTGATGCTGTCCTCGCGCGTCGCCCAGACATGGCCGCCGCGGCTGACCTCCTTGCCGACCTCGGCCAGAAGCCGCTGCGCCTCGTCGGACCGGCCCAGCAGGCGGTAGACCAGCGCGGCCTGCGCCGTGCCCTCCACCCACATCCCGTCGCGGTCGTCGTTGAAGTCGAAACCGCCGTCGACCCCGTGGGCCTTCTCCGCATAATCCAGCGCCGCCCGCCACGCCTCCGGCGCGCCGCGCAGCAGCAGCGGCCAGAGCTGGGCGTCCAGGCCGGACGTGGCCCGGTTGACGGTCACCCCGTCCGGCGCCGTGCCGGTGGGGAAATGCCCGCCGCCGTCCGCCCACATGCGGTCGAGGAAGCCGCGCGCCGCTTTCTCCGGCCCGGCCCAATCGCCGGCCGTGCCGCTGCGCTCCAGCCAGCCGAACAGGGCGACGAGGTCGGTGTTGTGCTCCGTCGCCTTCCAGGTCAGGGCCTGCGGCTTGTCGTCGAAGCCCTGGACGCCGCCGTTGAAGCCGCCCGGCCCGCGCGGGTCGGCGGTGTTCGCCACCACCCAGCGGGCCAGCTCCGCGGCGCCGTTGCGGAAGCGCTCCTCGCCGGTCGCCTCGCCCAGAGTCATCAGGGCCAGCCCCGCCCAGGCGACGTTGCCGGTGGCGGAGCCGACCTGATAGGCGTCCTCGAACCAGCGGTTGGCGGTGACGTCCCACCAGCCGTTGGGCGGGATCGGCTTCTGGGTCTGGGCGCCGGCGCGGTAGGTGTTGCGCAGCCGACCCTGGCGCCGCGCGCGGTCCAGCGTGGCGGCGGAGAGCAGCGATTCGCCGATGCGCAGCGCCGGCTCGGTCTTGCCGCAGGCGACCAGGGCGATGACGGCCAGCGCGTTGTCGTAGGTGAAGGCGGCCTCGCGCAGCGGCAGCTCCGACGTCTGGCCGACGCCGAAGCTGCTGTCGTAGCTGCGCAGGAACACCGGGCCGGAGCCGGGGATCTCCGCCACCCGCGACTCCAGCGTGCCGCAGGTCTTCCCGGCCAGCGCCGCCGTGCCATCCTCGGCCCGGGCGGCGCCGGACGCGACCCCGGAGGCCGCCAGGGTGCCGACACCGGCGGCGAGCAGCCACGCGGCCAGACGGCTCTTTCGCTTCATCGAAGATTCTCCCATTCCGGTCCCGGCGCCGCTCAGCCTTCGAAGGCGCGGACGGACTGGCGCTGCTCGCCCAGCCCCTCGACGCCCAGGCGCATCGTCTGGCCGGGCTGGAGCCAGGGATGGTTCGGCCCGCGGCCCAGCGCCACGCCCTGCGGCGTGCCGGTGGCGATGACGTCGCCCGGCAGCAGGGTCATGAAGCGGCTGATGTAGGACACGATCTCGGCGACGCCGAAGATCATGTCGGCGGTCGTGCTGTCCTGCATCGGCTGGCCGTCGACCTCCAGCCACAGGCGCAGCGCCTGCGGGTCGGGCACCTCGTCGCGGGTGACCATCCAGGGGCCGATCGGGCAGAAGCTGTCGGCGCTCTTGCCCTTGACCCACTGGCCGGTGCTCTCGGTCTGGAAGGCGCGCTCCGACACGTCGTTGAGGACGCAATAGCCGGCGATGTGGTCGAAGGCGTCGGCCTGATCGACGTAGCGGGCGGTGCGGCCGATGACGATGCCGAGTTCGACCTCCCAGTCGAGCTTGGTGGCGCCCCGCGGCATCTGGACCGGGTCGTTGGGGCCGCAGATGGAGGTGGTCGCCTTCATGAACAGCACCGGCTCCGCCGGCTCGGGCAGGCCGGATTCGGCGGCGTGGGCGCGGTAGTTCAGCCCGACGCAGACCACCTTGGACACGCCGGCGACGCAGGGGCCGAGCCGGGTCCCGTCCGGCACCTGGGCCAGCCGGTCGGTGTCGAGCGTCCGCAGATGGGCCAGCCCATCCTCGGTCAGGGTGGACGGGCCGATGTCCGACACCACGCCCGACAGGTCGCGGATCACGCCGTTGCGGTCCAGAAGGCCCGGACGCTCATGGCCCGGCGGGCCGAATCGCAGAAGTTTCATCAGGCTAAACCCTTCCCGTTCCCGAAGGTTGAGCCGCGCCTCTCCTCCGGTGAGTGCTGTCCGGTTCCGGCCGAAGCCGGAAAGGGGCTGTTCCGTCGCGGTCCGGTCTGGTGTACCCTTTTTTCAGCCCATGGGGAAACCAGACGGGAGGCGGAGATGCCGGTGTGGCGCCGTTACCTCGTGAAGGAACCGACCGGGCGGCTGGTCGAGCTGCCGAGCCGCCAGTACGACCGCGCCGACGACGGCACGGCGCCGATCCCCGACTACGCCGGTCGCTGCGTTGAACTGGTGTCGGCGGTGCTGGTCGGCAAGCAGGGCGCCGCGCCCACGGTGACCGAAGTCGCCTTCACCAAGCTGTATTTCGACCAGTCGGGATTCGTGGACGCCGCCAAGCGGGAGCGGATGATCCGCCTGATGCTGGAAAGCTGCGCCGACCGGCGCTGCCGCCGACCGGTCCGGCGGACGGGGTGCACCGACTGCAACGCCCTGGCGGAACGGGCGGATGCCGCCCGCAACGAGCTGATGCGCGACTTCGAAT from Azospirillum brasilense includes:
- a CDS encoding metallochaperone AztD; this translates as MNRLPILSTLLWIGATAGGLAAGAALADDHKHAGSATHHRLFIGDHADGVVRAVDLKDGASAGAFRLDQSPALARSASGRTVFAVQGDAGKVAVISTGLSFEDHGDHADITVDGAKLLPTVITGTKPAHVVEGSGTIALFDDGTGDIALFRESDLLEGTVKARNLKPGAAHHGLAAPMGEFLVVSVPNDDPDKPRVGLKVIDAQGKPVGGVVNCPAVHGQAQSAGVFAFGCKDGLVFAHPAGGSQPPTLRHVSTAALGDGNVSTLKGGTAMQFFLGNYGPRAVVIIEPGDAPSFRKIDLPTRRVDFVLDDAKADQAYILTEDGRLHRLNIVSGAIEASVQLTAPYSMDGHWRDPRPRLAVAGDHVVVTDPLKGLLRVVSTETLREERTIPVAGTPYTIVAVGGSGARH
- a CDS encoding TRAP transporter substrate-binding protein: MKLLRSVLLATGLAAAILAPVAASAQDIKPRLIRFGYGLSESSNQGRAVKFFVEELSKRSGGKLKVKGFADASLGSDIQMQNALIGGAQEMMVGSTATLVGIVKDFAVFDLPFLFNNEQEADAVFDGPFGQKLAAKLNDKGLVGLVYWENGFRNLTNSKRPVEKVEDLKGIKLRVMQNPVYIDMFNGFGANAVPLSFSELFTAMETGTVDGQENPVTTIQSSKFYEVQKYLTISKHVYSPWIVLASKRWYDGLSNDERKIINEAAVASRDFERKDSREASKQSIAYLKDKGMQINELSDAELGRMREMVKPAMDKFAADGGADLLNELQGEINKVRK
- a CDS encoding fumarylacetoacetate hydrolase family protein, coding for MKLLRFGPPGHERPGLLDRNGVIRDLSGVVSDIGPSTLTEDGLAHLRTLDTDRLAQVPDGTRLGPCVAGVSKVVCVGLNYRAHAAESGLPEPAEPVLFMKATTSICGPNDPVQMPRGATKLDWEVELGIVIGRTARYVDQADAFDHIAGYCVLNDVSERAFQTESTGQWVKGKSADSFCPIGPWMVTRDEVPDPQALRLWLEVDGQPMQDSTTADMIFGVAEIVSYISRFMTLLPGDVIATGTPQGVALGRGPNHPWLQPGQTMRLGVEGLGEQRQSVRAFEG
- a CDS encoding TRAP transporter small permease — translated: MKRMVEALEMVTEWIMALMLAVMVALVFGNVVLRYGFNSGIVAAEELARLMFVWLVFLGATLALRRQQHLGLDILQARLPARVRRACAVISHLLMIYALWLFIQGSWFQLLIGMETRSTVLSFPMAFYAAAGFFPAIAMALTIIANLWKILSGDATAHIPGNGDPHGVTAPQGGAIAEH
- the hexR gene encoding transcriptional regulator HexR, whose translation is MLQPVNILDHIRGRLPELKRSEAQVADMVLAEPQKVLGQSITVLAQAAGVSEATVVRFCRSIGCAGFPDFKLRLAEGQARGTPFVSQDVAPDDETPTVARKIFSSAAAALNDAAGALDMAAVSRAVELLADASSILCIGTGASAVVAEDAAHKFMRFGMAAQASADPMMVRMLAVNLGARGVLLAISNTGRTIMVTELAQMARDLGIPVIAITAPGSPLAAVSSVAIGHTPVEDAEIYTPMASRLVHLAIIDVLSTGVALKLGAEARHHLAKVKAVLSGTRSSHGKPARSRHRA
- a CDS encoding TRAP transporter large permease; translation: MALAVFLSSLFGLMLLGMPIAFALMLTGVALMVHLDFFDAQLVAQNMLSGADNYPLMAVPFFILAGELMNAGGISQRIINLAVSLVGHIRGGLGYVTIGASVMLASLSGSAIADTAALATLLIPMMRDNGYPVPRSAGLIASGGIIAPIIPPSMPFIIFGVTTNTSISGLFMAGIVPGLLMGAGLVITWMFVVRGMTVKLQPKASWGERRTALVEGVWALALPVIIIGGLRGGIFTPTEAAVVAAVYSLVVALFVYRQVTLKDLVPLLVQAARTTSTVMFLCAAALVSSYMVTLADLPQQMNEMLAPLLHEPKLLMVAITLLLLAVGTVMDLTPTILVLGPVLTPLAAAAGIDPTYFGVMFVLTGTLGLIHPPVCTVLNVVCGVARISLESATRGIWPFLLTYMLLLCLLIAVPEIVTAPLTLFRH